A single genomic interval of Corylus avellana chromosome ca10, CavTom2PMs-1.0 harbors:
- the LOC132163826 gene encoding exocyst complex component EXO70H1-like, with protein sequence MPRKGMRNIFFKSSSPSPTSSPSRSIPPSSPSRTFSESLMDENFEIAESLITKWDSDTSSYAKITSLFHEDRHEAKQYLNSVRDLQSAMHHLITQSAASDKLVRGQNLLQMAMHRLEKEFYQLLSINRAYLDPESVSVSSSRSSVARSSVSDLEDDESEDEFGVAGNSISEVERVSATAVADLKAIADCMISSGYGKECVKIYKIIRKSIIDEALYNLGHERLSLSQAQKMDWEVMELKIKNWLNAVKVAVKTLFYGERILCDRVFSASASIRESCFDEISKEAAIRLFGFPEIVAKCKKSPEKMFRTLDMYEAISSLWPEIETIFSDESTLAVRSQAVTSLIKLGEAVRTTLTDFETAIQKESSKTASPGGGVHPLTRYVMNYISFLSDYSGVLADIVADWPLTVQAPLPESYFGSPESDDSPITVRMAWLILVLLCKLDGKAEHHKDVALSYLFLANNLQYVVVKVRTSNLKLLLGDDWVPKHEAKVKQYAANYERMGWSKVFASLPEDPTAEISPEQARDCFKKFNAAFDEAYRKQSTWVVSDPKLRDEIKISVAKKLGPAYQDFYEKNRAGLRKLVGSEVFVRFAPDDLGNYLSDLFFGTGVAGSVSSSSSASHSRGRHRG encoded by the coding sequence ATGCCAAGAAAAGGAATGAGGAATATTTTCTTCAAGAGCTCATCTCCATCGCCAACTTCTTCGCCTTCTAGATCTATCCCACCATCTTCACCAAGTAGAACTTTCTCTGAATCTCTAATGGACGAGAATTTCGAAATCGCCGAGTCGCTTATTACCAAGTGGGATTCCGACACCTCCTCCTACGCCAAAATCACCTCTCTCTTCCACGAAGACCGCCACGAGGCCAAACAGTACCTCAACTCTGTCAGAGACTTGCAATCCGCCATGCACCATTTGATTACGCAAAGCGCCGCCTCCGACAAGCTCGTCAGAGGCCAGAACTTGCTGCAAATGGCTATGCATAGGTTGGAGAAGGAGTTCTACCAGCTTTTGTCGATCAATAGGGCGTATTTGGATCCCGAATCGGTTTCTGTCAGCTCGTCCAGATCGTCGGTGGCGAGGTCGAGTGTTTCCGACTTGGAGGACGACGAGTCGGAGGACGAATTTGGAGTCGCCGGAAATTCTATCTCTGAGGTGGAGCGTGTGTCGGCGACTGCGGTGGCGGATTTGAAAGCCATTGCGGATTGTATGATATCTTCCGGTTATGGAAAAGAGTGCGTGAAGATCTACAAGATTATACGGAAATCGATTATCGATGAGGCGCTGTATAATCTCGGGCACGAGAGATTGAGCCTCTCGCAGGCGCAGAAGATGGATTGGGAGGTGATGGAGCTGAAGATCAAGAACTGGTTGAACGCTGTGAAAGTCGCCGTGAAAACTCTGTTTTACGGCGAGAGGATCCTCTGCGACCGCGTGTTCTCGGCTTCGGCGTCGATCAGGGAGTCGTGCTTCGACGAGATCTCGAAAGAGGCAGCGATTAGACTCTTTGGGTTCCCGGAAATCGTAGCAAAGTGCAAGAAATCCCCCGAGAAAATGTTCCGAACGCTAGACATGTACGAAGCTATCTCCAGTCTCTGGCCCGAGATCGAAACCATATTCTCGGACGAATCAACCTTGGCCGTCCGATCGCAGGCCGTCACTTCTCTGATCAAGCTCGGCGAGGCGGTGCGCACGACGCTCACGGACTTCGAAACGGCAATCCAGAAGGAGTCGTCGAAAACCGCCAGCCCAGGCGGTGGGGTCCACCCGCTCACGCGTTACGTGATGAACTACATCTCTTTCCTCTCCGATTACAGTGGCGTACTCGCCGATATAGTCGCCGACTGGCCGTTAACAGTGCAAGCTCCGTTACCGGAATCCTACTTCGGGAGCCCCGAGTCAGACGATAGTCCGATTACCGTACGGATGGCGTGGCTGATCCTCGTCCTCCTCTGCAAACTCGACGGCAAAGCAGAGCACCACAAGGACGTGGCGCTCTCGTACTTGTTCTTGGCCAACAACCTCCAATACGTCGTCGTTAAGGTCCGCACGTCGAACCTGAAGCTCCTCCTCGGCGACGATTGGGTGCCGAAGCACGAGGCAAAGGTAAAACAGTACGCAGCGAACTACGAGCGGATGGGCTGGAGCAAGGTTTTCGCGTCGTTGCCAGAAGATCCGACGGCCGAGATTTCCCCTGAGCAGGCGAGGGACTGTTTTAAGAAATTCAATGCGGCGTTCGACGAGGCGTACAGGAAACAAAGCACATGGGTCGTTTCCGACCCGAAACTCCGAGACGAGATCAAAATTTCGGTGGCGAAGAAGCTTGGTCCGGCGTACCAGGACTTTTATGAGAAGAATCGGGCCGGGTTAAGGAAGTTGGTGGGGTCGGAGGTGTTTGTCAGATTTGCCCCTGATGATTTGGGGAATTACTTGTCTGATCTGTTCTTTGGAACCGGGGTTGCTGGGAGTGTTTCGTCATCTTCTTCCGCGTCCCATTCGCGCGGTCGGCACCGCGGTTAA